The following coding sequences are from one Rhodobiaceae bacterium window:
- the degP gene encoding periplasmic serine endoprotease DegP → MPRSDDTNNKSFFCNKGTFIAAVGAAAIIGFGAASLNHPVSAETSVRALQTGSAPGLPMAGFADMVEQVSPAVVSIQVVQQIPAAASGPRSGFPPGHPFERFFREGPGGQGGNEAAPRRGPRPQAQGSGFVISEDGYIVTNHHVVDKGVEVSVVFKDGTEAKAEIVGTDEKTDLALLKIETDTDLPFVSFKETDDLRVGDWVVAVGNPFGLGGTVTSGIVSARGRDIGAGPYDDFIQIDASINQGNSGGPTFDLSGNVVGVNTAIFSPTGGNVGIGFAIPANVASDVIADLRENGRVERGWLGVAIQPVGPEIAETLGLSADEGALIAQVVPGSPAETGGLEPGDVIYSIDGTIMETPKDVSKAVAALKAGHTAQFNLWRDGDRQAIDVEIGAFPEERQSAALSGPTDDGVFEGLGLALAESPEGVVIRAVKPASQAAEKGLRPGDIIVEVAGEPVEHLSDVKNDIADAKEQDRKSVLLLVRSDEGQRFVALRLQET, encoded by the coding sequence ATGCCTCGATCCGACGACACCAACAATAAGAGCTTCTTCTGCAACAAAGGCACGTTCATTGCCGCTGTCGGCGCCGCTGCCATCATTGGGTTTGGGGCCGCGTCGCTCAATCACCCCGTCTCCGCAGAAACGAGCGTCAGGGCGCTTCAGACCGGGTCTGCCCCAGGTCTGCCAATGGCCGGCTTCGCAGACATGGTGGAACAGGTTAGCCCAGCTGTTGTGAGCATCCAGGTTGTCCAGCAGATTCCTGCTGCTGCATCTGGCCCACGGTCAGGCTTTCCCCCGGGACATCCATTTGAACGCTTCTTCCGCGAAGGCCCTGGCGGGCAGGGCGGCAATGAGGCCGCCCCCCGTCGCGGTCCGCGTCCGCAGGCGCAAGGATCCGGCTTTGTGATTTCTGAAGATGGCTACATCGTTACCAATCATCATGTGGTCGACAAGGGCGTTGAAGTTTCTGTCGTGTTTAAAGATGGGACCGAAGCCAAGGCGGAGATTGTTGGAACTGACGAGAAGACAGATCTCGCTCTCCTCAAGATAGAGACAGATACGGATCTCCCGTTCGTTTCGTTCAAGGAGACCGATGACCTTCGCGTCGGCGACTGGGTTGTCGCTGTAGGCAATCCGTTTGGTCTTGGTGGCACGGTCACATCCGGCATTGTGTCCGCTCGCGGTCGCGACATTGGCGCTGGACCCTATGATGATTTCATTCAGATTGACGCCTCCATCAATCAAGGAAACTCAGGCGGCCCAACCTTTGATTTGAGTGGCAATGTCGTCGGTGTGAACACGGCGATCTTTTCCCCAACAGGCGGCAATGTCGGCATCGGGTTTGCCATCCCGGCAAATGTCGCCTCTGATGTGATTGCAGACCTCCGCGAAAACGGGCGCGTTGAACGGGGCTGGCTGGGCGTTGCGATCCAACCGGTCGGTCCGGAAATCGCTGAGACGCTGGGTCTCTCCGCAGACGAAGGCGCGCTGATTGCCCAAGTGGTTCCGGGAAGTCCCGCTGAAACAGGTGGCCTTGAGCCCGGTGATGTCATCTATTCCATCGACGGCACCATCATGGAAACGCCCAAGGATGTCAGCAAAGCGGTTGCTGCACTTAAAGCAGGCCATACAGCGCAGTTCAACTTGTGGCGCGATGGTGATCGCCAGGCGATTGATGTGGAAATCGGAGCCTTTCCGGAAGAACGTCAGTCTGCGGCGCTGAGCGGGCCAACAGATGATGGTGTCTTTGAAGGATTGGGTTTGGCGCTAGCCGAAAGTCCTGAAGGTGTTGTCATCCGTGCTGTAAAGCCCGCAAGTCAAGCTGCTGAGAAAGGATTGCGGCCAGGCGATATCATCGTTGAAGTGGCAGGAGAGCCTGTAGAGCACCTCTCAGATGTCAAAAACGACATTGCAGATGCAAAAGAGCAGGATCGCAAATCTGTCCTTCTCTTGGTTCGGTCAGATGAGGGACAGCGCTTTGTCGCGCTGCGCCTGCAGGAGACCTGA
- the copR gene encoding transcriptional activator protein CopR, with product MTHSPPTLASQPTSALDLGQPPKNVDNTETEAEGSERMRVLVIEDDVEAAAYLVKGLKESGHTVDHAADGDDGLTLAMSAPYDVLVVDRMLPKRDGLTVVSTIREQGNETPVLFLSALGEVDDRIKGLKAGGDDYLTKPYAFAELLARIEVLVRRSNPDQVKTKLQVGDLEIDLLARKVTRADTEIDLQPREFRLLEYLMKNADRVVTRTMLLENVWEYHFDPQTNVIDVHISRLRSKIDKNFDVPLLHTIRGAGYSLRAAG from the coding sequence ATGACCCATTCGCCCCCTACACTCGCCAGCCAACCCACTTCCGCGTTAGACTTGGGCCAGCCGCCCAAAAACGTAGACAATACGGAGACAGAGGCGGAAGGGAGCGAGCGCATGCGGGTATTGGTGATTGAGGACGATGTCGAGGCAGCGGCCTACCTTGTCAAAGGTTTGAAGGAGAGTGGTCATACGGTGGACCATGCCGCTGATGGAGACGATGGCCTGACGCTTGCCATGTCCGCCCCCTATGACGTGCTGGTGGTTGACCGCATGTTGCCCAAACGCGATGGCCTGACCGTTGTGTCCACAATCCGCGAACAAGGCAATGAAACGCCCGTCCTTTTCTTAAGTGCCCTGGGGGAAGTGGACGATAGGATCAAAGGCCTGAAGGCCGGTGGGGATGACTATCTCACTAAGCCTTATGCTTTTGCCGAATTGTTGGCCCGCATTGAGGTGCTGGTGCGGCGGTCAAATCCGGATCAGGTAAAGACCAAACTCCAGGTGGGCGATTTGGAAATTGATCTGCTCGCCCGCAAGGTGACCCGGGCAGATACTGAAATCGACCTCCAGCCCCGGGAATTCCGCCTGCTTGAATACCTCATGAAAAACGCAGACAGGGTCGTGACCCGGACAATGCTGCTGGAGAATGTCTGGGAATATCATTTTGATCCCCAAACCAATGTGATCGACGTGCATATTTCCCGGCTCAGGTCGAAAATTGACAAAAATTTCGACGTTCCCCTCTTGCATACGATCCGAGGTGCCGGATACTCGCTACGTGCAGCAGGGTAA
- the cpxA gene encoding sensor histidine kinase CpxA → MQQGNLLNTTTFRLALIYLALFATSAIALLGYVYWNTAGFLARQSDEAVQVEITGLAEQYAQGGLAQLVHIVIQRSRDPRQSLYLLVDPRGSVLAGNLGRRPGVEPGPDGWMDFQFNRLTMEGSEIHSARARAFPLPDGSFLLVGRDVQELRSIENLITSSLAWAIALTVALGLVGGVIISRNMLARVDEINQTSRNIIRGDLSQRVSVAGSGDEFDQLAENLNEMLEQIESLMTGMREVTDNVAHDLRSPLNRLRTRLEMAMMREGSTEEVRTELERSIADADHLLSTFNSLLAIARAETGSMRDTMTRFDLGELVHDAVELYEPVAEDAGITCTVETDEELEIFGNRELLAQAIANLLDNAIKHGNKATCGAPQIRVIARREPGAVTVSVSDNGPGIASEDRERVLGRFVRLEESRNTPGSGLGLSLVSAAAQLHGGKLKLDDAEPGLKAVLRLSVRAA, encoded by the coding sequence GTGCAGCAGGGTAATCTACTAAATACAACCACTTTCAGACTGGCGCTGATTTACCTCGCGCTTTTCGCCACTTCTGCGATCGCGCTTCTGGGGTATGTGTACTGGAACACTGCCGGATTTCTGGCCCGCCAGTCGGACGAAGCGGTTCAGGTGGAAATCACAGGTCTGGCTGAACAATATGCCCAAGGTGGCCTTGCCCAGCTCGTGCATATTGTCATTCAACGCAGCCGCGATCCGCGTCAGAGCCTCTATCTGCTCGTCGATCCGAGGGGCAGCGTGCTCGCGGGCAATCTGGGCCGTCGGCCGGGTGTGGAGCCGGGCCCTGATGGATGGATGGATTTTCAGTTCAACCGGCTCACCATGGAAGGCTCCGAAATTCATTCTGCGCGCGCACGGGCTTTTCCATTGCCGGATGGGTCATTCCTTCTGGTAGGGCGCGACGTGCAGGAATTGCGCAGCATTGAAAATCTCATCACGTCGTCCCTTGCCTGGGCAATTGCCCTCACGGTGGCGCTGGGGCTTGTTGGTGGTGTCATCATCAGCCGGAATATGTTGGCCCGCGTCGATGAGATCAATCAGACCAGCCGCAACATCATTCGCGGTGATCTCTCCCAGCGTGTCTCGGTCGCGGGGTCTGGGGATGAATTCGACCAACTGGCTGAGAACCTGAATGAGATGTTGGAACAGATCGAGAGTCTGATGACCGGCATGCGCGAGGTGACCGACAATGTGGCCCATGACCTTAGAAGCCCATTGAACCGCCTGAGGACGCGTCTTGAAATGGCGATGATGCGGGAGGGGTCGACCGAAGAAGTTCGCACGGAGCTTGAACGCTCTATCGCCGATGCAGACCATCTTCTCTCGACATTCAATTCATTGCTCGCCATTGCACGTGCGGAGACGGGGTCTATGCGCGATACCATGACCCGCTTTGATTTAGGAGAGCTCGTGCATGATGCGGTTGAGCTCTACGAACCCGTCGCCGAAGATGCGGGAATCACCTGCACCGTAGAAACCGATGAGGAGCTGGAGATATTCGGCAATCGGGAATTGTTGGCGCAGGCGATTGCAAATTTGCTCGACAATGCGATCAAGCATGGCAACAAAGCGACGTGTGGGGCGCCCCAGATTAGAGTCATTGCACGACGGGAGCCAGGGGCCGTGACAGTCAGTGTCTCCGACAATGGACCAGGAATTGCCAGTGAAGATCGAGAACGCGTTCTAGGACGGTTTGTTCGCCTGGAAGAAAGCCGCAATACACCTGGCAGTGGCCTTGGGTTATCACTCGTGTCAGCCGCCGCACAACTGCATGGCGGCAAACTCAAGCTCGATGATGCTGAGCCGGGATTGAAAGCTGTTTTGCGATTGTCGGTGAGGGCTGCCTAA
- a CDS encoding tartronate semialdehyde reductase yields MSTIGIIGMGGMGHRVAAELNEGGHRVLTCLGGRSDLSRTRAAQAGAQDVDSLEALLEEAQIILSIMPPEDAASSAARISSAFKTAGSNAYYVDCNAIAPQTSQDIGAGIVANGGRYIDAGIIGMPPQNGQRIRLFISGPDLDALSPLDGHGLDLKPVGPTIGQASGIKMCYAALTKGQMTLHAAILMLAHSLDLLGPLSAELELSQNDAWQRMQFTTPFIAPDSGRWVGEMNEIAATFRAAHLPAGFHDAAAQVFEAAAATPLAAATRETADFSTPLSEVVALYTDACQTALRRSR; encoded by the coding sequence ATGAGTACGATTGGAATTATCGGAATGGGTGGTATGGGCCATCGCGTCGCCGCGGAACTCAACGAGGGTGGGCATCGCGTTTTAACTTGTCTTGGCGGTCGAAGCGATCTGTCGAGAACTCGCGCAGCCCAAGCTGGTGCGCAGGACGTCGACTCTTTGGAGGCATTGCTTGAGGAGGCCCAAATCATTCTCTCAATCATGCCACCGGAGGATGCGGCCTCCTCCGCAGCAAGGATCAGCTCGGCTTTCAAGACGGCAGGGTCAAATGCGTACTATGTCGACTGCAATGCAATCGCTCCACAGACCAGTCAGGACATTGGGGCGGGAATTGTCGCGAACGGAGGCCGCTATATTGATGCGGGCATCATCGGCATGCCGCCGCAGAACGGGCAACGCATCAGACTGTTTATCAGTGGTCCTGATCTGGATGCGCTCTCCCCCCTTGATGGCCATGGCCTTGACCTCAAGCCGGTTGGTCCGACCATCGGCCAAGCGTCAGGTATCAAGATGTGTTACGCGGCTCTCACTAAGGGACAAATGACGCTTCACGCGGCGATTCTGATGCTTGCCCACTCTCTGGATCTGTTGGGGCCCCTCTCCGCCGAGCTGGAGCTCAGCCAGAATGATGCCTGGCAGCGGATGCAGTTTACGACGCCTTTCATTGCACCGGATTCGGGCCGGTGGGTCGGTGAGATGAATGAAATCGCTGCCACATTTCGAGCCGCGCACTTGCCGGCGGGCTTTCACGACGCTGCCGCTCAGGTTTTTGAAGCGGCCGCCGCTACGCCCCTCGCCGCCGCTACGCGGGAGACAGCGGATTTCAGCACGCCTCTCAGCGAGGTTGTTGCGCTCTATACCGATGCTTGTCAGACGGCGCTCCGGCGAAGCCGTTAG
- the hupA gene encoding DNA-binding protein HU 1 produces the protein MSKADFIERVADAGDLSKAEAKRAVELVFGQIEAGLKASKKEGKYTIGTFGTFSVSKRKARMGRNPRTGEAIKIKASKTLRFRPSSQLKESAGC, from the coding sequence ATGAGCAAAGCAGACTTTATTGAACGCGTTGCAGACGCTGGCGATCTGAGCAAAGCAGAAGCAAAGCGCGCTGTGGAACTGGTATTCGGTCAAATCGAAGCCGGTCTCAAAGCATCTAAGAAAGAAGGCAAATACACGATCGGTACGTTTGGAACATTTTCTGTGTCTAAGCGTAAAGCCCGCATGGGTCGCAACCCACGCACAGGCGAAGCGATCAAGATCAAAGCATCGAAGACATTGCGTTTCCGCCCGTCTTCACAGCTGAAAGAGTCAGCTGGCTGCTGA
- the glnE gene encoding glutamate-ammonia-ligase adenylyltransferase, with the protein MAAKPDSSLLEVTHGLPSGADEARGQETLIDLRAALAGSDWQDVAETESFAALTTSLAGNSPFIARTCLRYPELLPSIAKTAPSEAFEASLSEIAVATAGAATFDDLMTIVRRAKSEMAVRATAADVSGLWSLEEVTGNLTRFADTILEAGFAWLLQRAREKGDIVGDSVSPATSGLVVLAMGKYGSGELNYSSDIDIVVFYEPDTLSLKEGLDESTFFVRLTKDIVKLMQERTADGYVFRTDLRLRPDPGGTRVAVSLPAAEQYYESRGQNWERAAYIKARPAACDLEAGERFLSMLSPFIWRKYLDYAAIEDVHSMKRQIHAVGGHSTIAVEGHNIKLGRGGIREIEFFVQTQQLIAGGRDEELRGMQTVPMLDKLVEKEWIEPLVADEMKAAYRFLRTLEHRLQMIDDEQTHSLPSTAEGIEHVACFMGYSDRDAFEHDLLHHLSRVQTHYMALFETAPPLGEEGGSLVFTGTDDDPETLTTLSELGFENATDMSATIRGWHTGRFSATRSPRSRERLTALMPELLRALSRTGEPDIAFLRFDQFLSGLPAGVQLFSLLYANPSLLSLIAEICGTAPRLSNYLSQNAGVLDAVLSPNFFSALPDEAALEGELAEALSSAEYFEDVLDFARIWAREQRFRLGVRVLSASANAREAGPAYSAVATALIRQMQTHVARQIENKHGAMPSGEMAVVAMGKLGSQEMSAASDLDIITIYDLDEGIDASDGKKPLVASQYYARLTQQLVSALTAPTAEGKLYEVDLRLRPSGNAGPVASQFASFKAYQAENAWTWEHMALTRARVVSGPPAIVAKVETIIRETLTLERDATKTAIDVHEMRIRIEKEFGTKDPWSFKQVRGGLIDLEFIAQYLQLVHAQACPDILSRDTRAVYANAARLGLLTQSLSDRLQAAFDLQHDLTHVLRICVTGNLAPDSATESLKLRLAQAGNAPDFSVLEASLREAQADVMDAYAEIIGNPIS; encoded by the coding sequence ATGGCAGCAAAGCCTGATAGTTCCTTGCTTGAGGTCACACATGGGCTGCCAAGCGGCGCTGATGAAGCCCGTGGGCAGGAGACACTTATCGACCTGCGAGCGGCTCTGGCGGGAAGTGACTGGCAGGACGTGGCTGAGACGGAAAGCTTCGCCGCTCTTACGACCTCCCTGGCTGGAAACTCCCCCTTCATTGCCCGCACCTGCCTTCGCTATCCTGAGCTGTTGCCATCCATTGCCAAGACGGCGCCGAGTGAAGCCTTTGAGGCATCACTAAGCGAAATAGCGGTTGCGACAGCGGGCGCAGCAACCTTTGACGACCTGATGACCATTGTCCGGCGAGCGAAGTCGGAGATGGCAGTTCGAGCCACCGCGGCAGATGTCTCTGGTCTCTGGTCCCTGGAGGAGGTAACCGGCAATCTTACCAGGTTCGCGGACACGATCTTGGAGGCGGGGTTTGCCTGGCTGCTTCAAAGGGCTCGGGAGAAGGGCGACATTGTCGGTGACAGCGTCTCTCCGGCGACGAGCGGGCTCGTGGTTTTGGCGATGGGGAAATACGGGTCGGGTGAACTCAACTATTCCAGTGACATAGACATTGTCGTCTTTTATGAGCCGGACACTCTGTCGCTGAAGGAGGGGCTCGATGAGAGCACATTCTTCGTGCGCCTCACCAAGGACATCGTGAAACTGATGCAGGAGCGTACAGCGGACGGCTATGTTTTCCGCACCGACCTGAGACTGCGTCCTGACCCTGGGGGCACCCGCGTTGCCGTGTCGCTTCCAGCTGCAGAACAATATTACGAAAGCCGCGGTCAGAACTGGGAACGCGCTGCCTATATAAAGGCGCGCCCGGCTGCGTGTGACCTTGAGGCGGGCGAGCGTTTCCTCTCCATGTTGTCCCCGTTTATTTGGCGCAAATATCTCGACTATGCAGCGATTGAAGATGTTCATTCGATGAAACGCCAGATCCATGCGGTTGGGGGGCACAGCACCATTGCTGTTGAGGGTCACAACATAAAACTTGGTCGCGGTGGCATTCGGGAGATTGAATTTTTCGTTCAGACCCAGCAATTGATCGCTGGAGGACGGGATGAGGAGCTGCGCGGTATGCAGACCGTTCCGATGCTGGACAAGCTTGTTGAAAAGGAATGGATCGAACCGCTGGTCGCTGACGAAATGAAGGCGGCCTACCGGTTTCTGCGTACGCTAGAGCACCGCCTCCAGATGATCGATGATGAGCAGACGCATTCTTTGCCGTCGACCGCTGAAGGTATCGAGCATGTTGCCTGTTTCATGGGCTATAGCGACCGAGACGCTTTTGAGCATGATCTGCTCCACCATCTCTCGCGGGTCCAGACGCACTATATGGCCCTCTTCGAGACGGCGCCTCCGCTAGGTGAAGAGGGCGGGAGCCTCGTGTTCACCGGAACCGACGATGATCCTGAAACGCTGACCACGCTCAGCGAACTTGGCTTTGAAAATGCAACCGACATGTCGGCCACCATTCGCGGCTGGCACACGGGCCGATTTTCCGCGACCAGAAGCCCACGCTCGAGAGAGCGTCTGACGGCTCTTATGCCGGAGCTGTTGCGTGCTCTGTCCCGAACGGGCGAGCCGGATATTGCCTTCCTCCGCTTTGATCAGTTCTTGAGTGGATTGCCCGCGGGTGTGCAACTTTTCTCTCTGCTCTATGCAAATCCCAGTCTCCTCAGCCTGATCGCAGAGATCTGTGGCACGGCGCCTCGCCTGTCGAACTATCTCAGTCAAAACGCAGGAGTGTTGGACGCGGTCCTCTCACCGAATTTTTTCTCCGCACTTCCAGATGAAGCTGCGCTGGAGGGGGAGCTCGCAGAAGCGCTGAGCTCCGCTGAATATTTTGAAGATGTTCTGGATTTCGCCCGCATCTGGGCGCGCGAACAGCGGTTCCGATTGGGCGTAAGGGTCCTGTCCGCCAGCGCGAACGCCAGAGAAGCAGGCCCTGCCTATAGCGCCGTCGCGACGGCGTTGATCCGCCAGATGCAAACCCACGTTGCAAGACAGATCGAAAATAAGCATGGCGCAATGCCAAGCGGCGAGATGGCGGTGGTTGCCATGGGCAAGCTGGGCAGCCAGGAAATGAGTGCGGCCTCCGACCTCGACATCATCACGATCTACGATCTAGATGAAGGTATCGACGCATCTGATGGCAAGAAGCCTCTGGTGGCTTCCCAATATTACGCAAGGCTGACCCAGCAGCTGGTGAGTGCGCTAACGGCGCCAACCGCTGAGGGCAAGCTCTATGAGGTGGACCTCAGACTTCGACCGTCGGGCAATGCAGGGCCGGTGGCATCGCAGTTCGCATCCTTTAAAGCCTATCAAGCAGAGAATGCCTGGACCTGGGAGCATATGGCATTGACCCGCGCTCGGGTTGTGAGTGGTCCACCGGCCATCGTTGCCAAGGTAGAGACGATCATCAGAGAGACGCTCACCCTGGAGCGTGATGCTACTAAGACCGCGATCGATGTGCACGAGATGAGAATACGCATAGAAAAAGAGTTTGGGACGAAAGATCCCTGGTCCTTCAAACAGGTTCGCGGCGGTCTCATTGATCTCGAATTCATTGCGCAATATTTGCAGCTGGTCCATGCACAGGCTTGTCCAGACATTCTGTCCCGTGACACACGTGCGGTATACGCCAACGCTGCGCGTCTTGGCCTGCTCACGCAAAGCCTGTCAGACCGGTTGCAGGCAGCCTTCGACCTGCAACACGACCTCACCCATGTTCTCCGGATATGTGTGACAGGGAATCTCGCGCCAGACTCAGCGACAGAAAGTCTGAAACTGCGTTTGGCTCAGGCTGGCAATGCGCCGGACTTTTCTGTCCTGGAGGCGTCGCTCAGAGAAGCGCAGGCAGACGTCATGGACGCTTATGCTGAGATAATTGGGAATCCCATCTCCTGA